Genomic segment of Glandiceps talaboti chromosome 17, keGlaTala1.1, whole genome shotgun sequence:
AGAACATCATGAAATCATAACACGCCAGTCACTTTGATGGTAGggatacaaaatataatgaaatgtcaaataaattaaacattcCTGTGAGTCGagtcatacatgtaataataaagACGAAAAGAACACCATAAATACAAAAGGAATGATGTATGAAGAAATGAAGTATTCAAATTCTTTtattaaattgaattttttcCCAAAAAAACCCACAGTACTGTTTTAGAACCATTTGACAGTGACAGTATTCTCTATGTTCATAGTATGTGGCtgtacatattcaaattttctggtcttggaaatgaaaatgtgaataaatacataattttttgaTTAAAATGATTGAATATGTATTGTTTCTTGGATTACAGTGACTTGCCAATAGACGGACAATTAACAGTGTTCATGTACACATTTGAGTGATGTCTCGAGTAACTTCTAAAGCTATTGCACAGTTTTCTATTTGACCTTAAAGATTAAGCTCAAGATCAATTGTGATTTGATATCAATGATATCAGATGTTTTAGTTGTCATAATTTTTGTATTCAGAATGATTTTGTGTGCCTAGAAATCATGATTGCGTTTTCTCAAACTGTTGGAAAATCACTTGGAACTGGAGCCAGACAATGTAGATGATTTACACCGGTGACTACTATACTGTGAAAATCTTGACCCGGCACATTTTGACCAGACACATTTTGACCGCCATTTTCAGTCATCAGGTGCATTACACCTACAAACACATGATGGTGTACAAAACAGCAATAAAAGTAGTGGattttaatgaataaatgagTTAAAATCTCTGGAGAGCCAAAAATGTGAGATCACTATCAAAGCATATAAAATGTAGTATAGTACATCTTGAAATCAGATCTGCCAGGTAGTAATGGTCGTCTGATGGGGCTGTGCGCATGTTTGATTATCGGTCTTTCCCTAGACAGTGGTTGGGGAATTCACCGACTATGGTCTTTCAGAAACTTGAGAGCATATCTACGAAACATTGTTTGACCTGGTAAGTTACACATAGTTTGTTACGTAGGTAAATAGAGCGAGAACTACAAAAACGTATTAAGTGATTTCCTAcagggtatggggggggggggggggctactccccttatttgagtatacctATATGTGCCGCCCCTTTGGGGTGCGTTTTCTAGcgctttggtctaaaatgggtgtttttttcgagctgaagagtctaaaatgggatccCCTTTGcatcatgttttattttgctCGGTCAAAAATGTGGTCCATCGTCTTCAagtttaccaaatcataactgccattaattgccccaaaatgttgcctcgtaaggaaaatgtatttgggtctaaactttcatcttttaaaaacctgtaatggtctaaaatggggtattgatttttggtcaaaatgggtctaaaatggggcctggggtttccagcactggcgtggccacacacccctaccagagctggccactggtaccaccTCCATGACAGGGATATTGATGAGTGATTTGCACTGCACCATAAGGGACTGAAGTACAAGTTGACAATAGTTATTTCATTAAAGAAGAAACGGCGAATATCATCTCCAAAAGATCTTGAACTATGGAACACACCTATGAAACACACAGATATAGTCATTCCTTGAATACTTGTCACTTGTACtttctttttcaatttgttgGACCTAATAAATGAAAGCTCTTTGAGTATTTTGATGATCAGTTGGCCAATGATTTCAAGGAGTGATGGAACGGTCGCGTTGGTGTCGCCCTACCATCGATAAAATTAGTGAGACTTCTAAGTTAGGTACATTCAGTCAACCCAATCGCAACACTGGTTAACGGTTCCGGTTAGACTCAGTGTAGGTGTGCCACCAACGGCCATACCTTGAAACCCGACTGTGTCCTTAGGCCTGATGTCAGAGTCTACTGTAGGTAgacatactagtactacactTTCGCATACCAGTAAagcgtaaaaaaaaattgtgtggttccgattacgtttaattttaaaaataggtggggtagatagagttgttattttattttattatatttttttttcatgtgtgtgtgtctcagtAGTtcgttttccattgttttccaaatggtctttgTGCAttctttatttcttcctatcagatgtatagccattactaaaaattggaagaatagtttaatattgtctttttaagttgatgtcagtttccgcaccctctatttcttgcgagacttcacgattttcgcgattttattattatttttctcgaatacgtaaaaaaaaaaagtttagggtcggcgtgaaaaactaggtggggtcgggtaaccggaaccaaacaactttttttttatttggcctaagtaAGAAAATCAAAGTTCGCCACCGCTTTGTACTGAGATATGTCAATTAACCATGATATCCTCATatactcatgcattcaacctaTTCATTTCTTTCAAGGTTTTCTTCTGTTTGTTGTTGACAGTTGAGTTAGCTGACCGTTTTCATACGGGTGAGCTTTCTTTCCTTACAAAAGCAAAACTGTGCTGAAAGGACATTCTGACCCCAGTGCGGGGTCATCCAAGATCGAGTCATTTACGAATACACTAGATAGtagttttgttgtatttttggtCACGAATTGTCTATTTTTCATGATTGTGCAGTTTTGTGCCAAAgtaaactatactgtactgtactgtactgtactgtactatactatactgtactataattacatatacataacatAGCGGCGATGATGCATGTACGGTGATGATTCTTTACAGTTCAGTGAATACCAGCCCGGAGTACCAGAATAGAAACAAGATGCACCCTTAAATTTGCCATATACGTATATGTGTTCCACATCCACACTAAATAAATAGTGACTCACTGGAATTTATATGAACGGGTCTGACAAATTTTGATAGCATATACATCGTAATTTGTGTCACAGGATATAGCTGCTTGGCGACAACTTTGCAATCTGTGAATAACCCAAGGTTAACCGATCGGTACATGTTCATTGGCACGAACAGACCAATAACTTGGtaaggggtcaaaggtcatagtaAGTCACATAATATAAAGTCGAGGCACCAGCACTTCCATCATTCAAAATGGCGACACAGTGGCCAGGTTTCTTCCACGAAGGTTGCTACTTTCTAGATTGTCTGCACGACATCAACGCTGTGAAAGAACGACGAATTGATGACTGGGATATCCGTGATGACGACGTCATCGTTGTCACGTTCTTCAAGTCGGGGACATTTTGGATGCATGGCGCTCTGCGAAAGTTGTACCCTCATTTAGTGTATGGTTTACCGAAAACTCAGAGAGCAGTTCGACTTGGGCAGTTCTATGAATACCGTGACGACAAAACAGATGCCTACAGTGAACATAAGAGAGCTGTTCAAACGACATTGAACGAAATGCCGTCTCCTAGGTTACTGTTAACTCATGTACACCCCCAGTTCTTTCACAGCAAATGGAAAGAAGGAAAGAGCAAGTGTAAAATAATATGTGTATCCCGGAACCCGAAGGACGTGTGTGTGTCATTCTACCCATTCGCCAAGAGTTTAACGTTTGCTGAGCTACCACTGGAAACAACATGGGATGACTGGGTGCAAAACTTCATGGATGGTAAAATTTGGTTTGGATCTTGGTTGGATTTCGAGTTAGGATGGAAACGTTATGGTCTCGAAGATAATGTCTTACACGTTACCTTTGAAGATATGAAGCGAGATCTCAAGTCTGAGTTGTTGAAGGTCACAGAGTTCATTGGCCAGTCAACGTCTGATGAAGACCTCGATAGCATTGTTGCCAGTCTTAACTTCGATACAATGAAGAAAAGTGGAAGCGATAATCGTGATCTCATGGCAGCCAGAGACGACCAAGTATTTCGAAAAGGGGGTCAATTCCTCCGCAAAGGTCAAGTGGGTGACTGGCAAAACCATTTTACAGTCGCACAGAATGAAGAATTCGACCGCAGAATAACACGTAAAGCTGAGGAACTTGGACTTGATATGACGTACAAACTATAAAATCGAAACAGCTATAAACTGGAAATATACACTGAAATGTGACATTGTTTGatacactatatgtatgtatgtatgtatgtatgtatgtatacaaattgtatgtatgtacaaatgcaTACGGAACGAATTATACAATCCGAATAAAGAAATActatccgacgtttcgaatcaaaattctttatcaaggacGATATACagcaggtatgtatgtatgtatgtatgtatgtatgtatgtatgtatgtatgtgtgtgtgtgcatgtgcgtgcgtgcgtatgtatgtatgtttgtatgtatgtatgtatgtatgtatgtatgtatgtatgtatgtatgtatgtgtgtgtgtgtgtgcgtgcgtgcgtgcgtgcgtgcgtatgtatgtatgtatgtatgtatgtatgtatgtatgtatgtatgtatgtatgtatgtatagcttATAATACGTAACCGTATTCAAATAGACCAACAGATGTAGATTAAATCGTAATGGTTACACCGTGGCCCAAGGCTGATGTAGATTACATTTTGACATGTTCCTACATGTTCTTAAAAAGTGCTTTCCGTGGGAGGGGTACCCTTCCCCACACCCTcaccactagctatcatggagAGGTTGTTCTGCCCCAGatcaagattgaaagaaaaGACTGCTAGCTAAGTATTTCCAAGGACATggtacagcccaatgtgagatctTTTTCGCTAaacccacatctatttgtaaatcTCTCGagctcattgttatgtatggacgttGAAGTTGATTTCTACTGTTAGTTTattgtagtgtaccatactgtacatctatGAAGTGGGTGGAGGTGAGgatactgtataattacacacattaaaatttaTGGGGACCTACGAAAATTCTTGTGTTCATTTCGGGAGGCCATGGAATTTTTTGAGAGcgtgaaagtgtgtgtgtgtgtgtgtgtgtgggggggggggggctgtgacgaaaatattttctcc
This window contains:
- the LOC144448159 gene encoding amine sulfotransferase-like; the encoded protein is MATQWPGFFHEGCYFLDCLHDINAVKERRIDDWDIRDDDVIVVTFFKSGTFWMHGALRKLYPHLVYGLPKTQRAVRLGQFYEYRDDKTDAYSEHKRAVQTTLNEMPSPRLLLTHVHPQFFHSKWKEGKSKCKIICVSRNPKDVCVSFYPFAKSLTFAELPLETTWDDWVQNFMDGKIWFGSWLDFELGWKRYGLEDNVLHVTFEDMKRDLKSELLKVTEFIGQSTSDEDLDSIVASLNFDTMKKSGSDNRDLMAARDDQVFRKGGQFLRKGQVGDWQNHFTVAQNEEFDRRITRKAEELGLDMTYKL